The Bacteroidia bacterium genome contains the following window.
GAGTAATTTTCCCTTTTGCTCTAGGGTTCACTAGTTCCTGGTTTTTTTATGATTATGTTCCGGATATAACCGATAACAGTCGGTTTGTTTTTTCCTTGTTTTTTGGGGTGGCTCTTTCTATCTCTGCTTTGCCGGTTATTGCCAAAATATTATTAGACCTGGAATTGATTCGAACCAAGGTGGGAGGATTAATTTTGGCTTCTGCCATGGTCGATGATGTTTTGGGCTGGATAATGTTTTCCGTTATTCTTAGTTTGATAGGTGGGGGAGGGGAGACCAATTTTGTTTATACCATTTTGTTTACCCTACTATTTACCGTGGTTTTGCTAAGCGTGGGCCGGGTTGCTATCAATCGGATTTTACCCTTTATTAATAAGTATTTTGCTTGGCCCGGTGGAGTAATAACCTTTGCCATTGGTTGTTGCTTTTTAGGCGCCGTTTCAACCGAATACATGGGAATTCATGCCATTTTCGGGGCCTTTTTGATGGGAATTTGTTTTGGTGATTCGGAACATTTTACCGAAAAAACCCGCGAAATTTTAAACCATTTTATTACCAATATTTTCGCGCCCCTGTTTTTTGTTTCCATTGGTTTAAAGGTGAACTTTATTCAGAATTTCGATTTGGAAACCGTAGCATTTGTGGTGGTGGTTGCTTACATTGCCAAGGTAATTGGCGTTGGAATGGGTGCTTTTTGGTCAGGTCTAAATAAGAAAGAATCCCTTGCTATTGGTTTTGGCATGAATGCAAGAGGTGCCATGGAAATTATTCTGGGATTGCTAGCCCTGGAAGCCGGTGTTATTAACGAGAAGATGTTTGTGGCTTTGGTAATTATGGCCATTATTACCAGCATTACCAGCGGACCATTGATGAAATGGGCA
Protein-coding sequences here:
- a CDS encoding cation:proton antiporter, which encodes MEKLKHAEVLLFLIQVSVLLISSRVLGEVFRKLKQPAVIGEILAGLILGPSIVGQLSPGFFHLLFYTEPKAFIAFDGLARVGVIFLLFVAGLEVDLPMIWKQGKSSVFISLSGVIFPFALGFTSSWFFYDYVPDITDNSRFVFSLFFGVALSISALPVIAKILLDLELIRTKVGGLILASAMVDDVLGWIMFSVILSLIGGGGETNFVYTILFTLLFTVVLLSVGRVAINRILPFINKYFAWPGGVITFAIGCCFLGAVSTEYMGIHAIFGAFLMGICFGDSEHFTEKTREILNHFITNIFAPLFFVSIGLKVNFIQNFDLETVAFVVVVAYIAKVIGVGMGAFWSGLNKKESLAIGFGMNARGAMEIILGLLALEAGVINEKMFVALVIMAIITSITSGPLMKWALNRK